A DNA window from Brachionichthys hirsutus isolate HB-005 chromosome 10, CSIRO-AGI_Bhir_v1, whole genome shotgun sequence contains the following coding sequences:
- the nectin1a gene encoding nectin cell adhesion molecule 1a has translation MGSAGVRIVLIAICVIPGINGLTVEMDDEKSGFLGSKVDLRCRFVNSSPPVKVSQVTWQKLVNGTKKNVAIANPSLGVSVAPAYRDRVAFKHAAVRRRTPTLEDTTITFSLLRLSDEATYICEYTTFPAGNRENTVNLTVYVRPTTQMSLSTPTLVARPSNMKTPVATCVSANGKPPGTIRWETRVPGEVTTREYKNPDGTFTVQSDYILVPSRETHKETLTCVTNYNEEVFTDSVTLDIQYEPDVSVDGFDGNWYLNRENVQLSCKADANPAASLYQWKLNNGSMPSNAEIRDNVLTLKGPITYDVQGTYVCDATNSIGTRSGSVEVSIIDKPLPQIAAGDVISVIALLLAAGVLMGITITVLVLKIRSKKEDSSSDSPSAKLSQPIRKRPGEEIQHSGRLYEELPNTADYVSYRLACNKDDYPEPYSPPINPPLSFLPQHPYQSPQPISSTASKNTFSPPSHTTAIFKYPSVPGPTSPPPGVAPYTFPKEQYV, from the exons ATGGGCAGCGCTGGGGTTCGGATAGTCCTGATAGCAATTTGCGTTATTCCAG GAATAAATGGCCTGACTGTTGAAATGGATGATGAGAAGTCAGGTTTTCTGGGCTCAAAGGTGGACCTTCGTTGTCGGTTCGTAAACAGCTCCCCACCTGTCAAAGTCTCCCAG GTAACATGGCAGAAACTGGTGAATGGCACGAAGAAAAATGTGGCCATTGCCAATCCCTCCCTGGGTGTGTCTGTGGCCCCGGCCTACAGGGACCGCGTCGCCTTCAAGCATGCAGCTGTAAGGCGACGGACTCCGACTCTCGAAGACACAACCATCACCTTTTCTTTGCTCCGCCTTTCTGATGAAGCCACTTACATCTGTGAATACACGACGTTCCCCGCGGGGAACCGGGAAAACACAGTGAACCTCACTGTCTATG TTCGTCCAACAACTCAGATGAGTCTCTCTACACCAACGCTGGTGGCTCGTCCATCCAACATGAAAACGCCGGTGGCCACATGCGTATCCGCCAATGGAAAGCCACCTGGTACCATCAG GTGGGAGACGAGGGTGCCGGGAGAAGTGACCACACGAGAGTACAAGAACCCAGATGGGACGTTTACTGTTCAGAGCGACTACATTTTGGTGCCCAGTCGAGAGACACACAAGGAGACGCTCACCTGCGTCACCAACTACAATGAGGAGGTCTTCACCGACAGCGTCACTCTTGATATTCAAT ATGAGCCGGACGTTTCGGTGGATGGTTTTGATGGAAACTGGTACCTAAACCGAGAGAATGTCCAGCTCAGCTGCAAGGCTGATGCCAACCCAGCAGCATCCCTATATCAGTGGAAACT GAATAATGGCTCCATGCCGAGTAACGCTGAGATACGAGACAACGTTCTTACCTTAAAAGGGCCGATTACATATGACGTGCAAGGCACCTACGTGTGTGATGCGACCAACAGCATTGGGACGCGGTCAGGCTCTGTGGAGGTCAGCATCATAG ACAAACCGCTACCGCAGATTGCAGCAGGCGATGTCATCAGCGTAATCGCCTTATTACTGGCTGCTGGAGTGCTCATGGGCATTACTATCACAGTCCTAGTACTTAAAATAAGAAGTAAAAAAGAGGATTCCTC AAGTGACTCGCCATCTGCAAAACTGTCACAGCCCATAAGGAAAAGACCGGGAGAAGAAATCCAG CATTCAGGACGGCTTTACGAAGAGCTGCCCAACACGGCGGACTATGTGAGCTACAGACTGGCCTGCAACAAGGATGACTATCCGGAGCCCTACTCCCCTCCCATCAACCCTCCTCTCTCGTTCCTGCCACAACACCCCTACCAATCCCCACAACCAATCAGCAGTACAGCatctaaaaatacattttctcctccttctcacaCCACAGCCATCTTTAAGTACCCCTCAGTACCCGGCCCGACGTCTCCTCCGCCAGGAGTGGCACCGTACACTTTTCCCAAAGAGCAGTATGTCTGA